The Saccharothrix variisporea genome has a segment encoding these proteins:
- a CDS encoding L-aspartate oxidase: protein MNTPVWEARADLVVVGTGVAGLTAALRARELGLRVLVVTKAEQADGNTRWAQGGVAVVLPGEHDEGDTVEAHVRDTLVAGAGLCDEDAVRAIISDGPAAVARLRERGAVFDSGVDGRLARTREGGHTAFRVVHAGGDATGAEVERALLAAARDGRVPVLENHIAVDAVRTPLGQVCGLLVLDGGGVPGVLTAPAVLLASGGLGQLYQATSNPEVATGDGLALALRAGAAAADVEFVQFHPTVLYTGRGARGRCPLVTEAVRGEGAVLVDATGARVMRGVHPLEDLAPRDVVAAAITRHMAGAPGGIDDHVFLDATGISDFARRFPTVHAACVAAGIDPATDPIPVAPAAHFACGGVVSDVDGRTGVTGLYAAGEVARTGLHGANRLASNSLLEGLVVGTRAAEAVASDLALGLLARCTGTAELPIAPVADRDALQRVMSRYAAIGRDAEGLAVVGSVLDLSTVDRRLDTRELVEDAALTVAARALIAAAAERRESRGCHVRTDYPQRDDVNWRRSQVVRLTPTGQPVLADPVTTARGVA from the coding sequence GTGAACACCCCCGTGTGGGAGGCCCGCGCGGACCTCGTGGTCGTGGGCACCGGGGTCGCCGGGTTGACGGCGGCGTTGCGGGCGCGTGAGCTGGGACTTCGGGTCCTGGTCGTCACCAAGGCCGAGCAGGCGGACGGCAACACCCGGTGGGCGCAGGGCGGCGTGGCCGTCGTCCTGCCCGGTGAGCACGACGAAGGCGACACCGTCGAAGCGCACGTCCGGGACACGCTCGTCGCGGGCGCGGGGCTGTGCGACGAGGACGCCGTGCGGGCGATCATCAGCGACGGACCGGCGGCCGTGGCGCGGCTGCGGGAACGCGGCGCGGTGTTCGACTCCGGTGTGGACGGTCGGCTCGCGCGGACCCGCGAGGGCGGGCACACCGCGTTCCGGGTCGTGCACGCGGGCGGCGACGCGACCGGCGCCGAGGTCGAGCGGGCGTTGCTCGCGGCGGCCCGGGACGGGCGGGTGCCCGTGCTGGAGAACCACATCGCGGTGGACGCCGTGCGCACGCCGCTGGGTCAGGTGTGCGGGCTGCTGGTGCTCGACGGCGGCGGGGTGCCGGGCGTGTTGACCGCGCCGGCCGTGCTGCTGGCCAGCGGCGGACTGGGGCAGCTCTACCAGGCGACCTCCAACCCCGAGGTGGCCACCGGCGACGGGCTCGCGCTCGCGCTGCGGGCCGGCGCGGCGGCGGCGGACGTGGAGTTCGTGCAGTTCCACCCGACCGTGCTCTACACCGGGCGCGGCGCCCGCGGCCGGTGCCCGCTGGTCACCGAGGCGGTGCGCGGCGAGGGCGCGGTGCTGGTCGACGCGACCGGCGCGCGCGTGATGCGCGGTGTGCACCCGCTGGAGGACCTGGCGCCGCGCGATGTGGTGGCGGCGGCGATCACCCGGCACATGGCTGGTGCGCCGGGCGGCATCGACGACCACGTCTTCCTCGACGCCACCGGCATCTCCGACTTCGCCCGGCGGTTCCCGACCGTGCACGCGGCCTGCGTCGCGGCGGGCATCGACCCGGCGACCGACCCGATCCCGGTGGCCCCGGCGGCGCACTTCGCGTGCGGCGGCGTGGTGTCCGATGTGGACGGACGCACCGGCGTGACCGGCCTGTACGCGGCCGGCGAGGTGGCCCGGACCGGGCTGCACGGCGCGAACCGGCTGGCGTCCAACAGCTTGCTGGAAGGCCTGGTCGTGGGCACGCGCGCGGCCGAGGCGGTCGCGAGCGACCTCGCGCTGGGCCTGCTGGCCCGCTGCACCGGCACGGCCGAACTGCCGATCGCGCCCGTCGCCGACCGGGACGCGTTGCAGCGCGTCATGAGCCGGTACGCGGCCATCGGCCGGGACGCCGAGGGCCTGGCCGTCGTCGGCTCGGTGCTCGACCTGTCCACTGTGGACCGTCGGCTGGACACGCGCGAACTGGTGGAGGACGCGGCGCTCACCGTGGCGGCCCGCGCGCTCATCGCGGCGGCGGCCGAGCGCCGGGAGTCGCGCGGTTGCCACGTGCGCACCGACTACCCGCAGCGGGACGACGTGAACTGGCGGCGCAGCCAGGTCGTCCGGCTCACCCCGACCGGGCAGCCCGTGCTGGCCGACCCGGTCACCACGGCGAGGGGAGTGGCATGA
- the nadC gene encoding carboxylating nicotinate-nucleotide diphosphorylase yields the protein MTLDMDDVRRVISTALAEDLRYGPDATTEATVPADAVAVAELTPRAAGVLAGIPVAVAVFEEVLDVEVLDRREDGDKAVPGEPALVVRGPVRGLLTAERTALNLLCHLSGIATLTAAWVHEIEGTKARVRDSRKTLPGLRLLEKYAVRCGGGVNHRLGLGDAVLIKDNHVQAAGSVRAALAAVRAHAPHLPCEVEVDSLEQLDEAVAEGAELVLLDNFTVAECAEAVRRAGGVALEASGGLTLDVARAYAETGVDYLAVGGLTHSAPALDLGMDLR from the coding sequence ATGACGCTCGACATGGACGACGTGCGCCGCGTGATCTCCACGGCGCTGGCCGAGGACCTGCGCTACGGCCCGGACGCGACGACGGAGGCCACCGTGCCCGCGGACGCCGTGGCCGTGGCCGAGTTGACGCCGCGCGCGGCCGGGGTGCTCGCGGGCATCCCGGTGGCGGTGGCGGTGTTCGAGGAGGTCCTCGACGTCGAGGTGCTCGACCGGCGCGAGGACGGCGACAAGGCGGTGCCCGGCGAGCCCGCGCTGGTCGTGCGCGGACCGGTGCGCGGCCTGCTCACCGCCGAGCGCACGGCGTTGAACCTGCTGTGCCACCTGTCCGGCATCGCCACGCTCACCGCCGCGTGGGTGCACGAGATCGAGGGCACGAAGGCGCGCGTGCGGGACTCCCGCAAGACCCTGCCGGGGTTGCGGCTGCTGGAGAAGTACGCCGTGCGCTGCGGCGGCGGCGTGAACCACCGGCTGGGCCTCGGGGACGCCGTGCTGATCAAGGACAACCACGTCCAGGCGGCCGGGTCCGTGCGCGCGGCGCTGGCCGCGGTCCGGGCGCACGCTCCGCACCTGCCGTGCGAGGTCGAGGTGGACTCGCTGGAGCAGTTGGACGAGGCCGTGGCCGAGGGCGCGGAACTGGTGCTGCTGGACAACTTCACCGTCGCCGAGTGCGCGGAGGCGGTGCGTCGGGCAGGGGGCGTCGCACTGGAGGCGTCCGGTGGGCTGACCCTGGACGTGGCGCGGGCCTACGCCGAGACCGGCGTGGACTACCTGGCGGTCGGCGGGCTGACCCACTCCGCCCCGGCCCTCGACCTCGGCATGGACCTGCGCTGA
- a CDS encoding DUF2382 domain-containing protein, giving the protein MINQAEVDRLYDCDVLDAHGERIGSVKQVWLDDRDGRPMWASVHTGLLGMKESFVPIQDATIDQGHILVPVEKQQVKDAPRIDTEDQHMSDEQQERLYRHYGMIPGVRSGDHDKLQGKHATRGRESMAGKLTDERAARDRGDSVTRYEEQLDVGTRDVEAGRVRLVKHTVTEQKDVSVPVTHEEVRVVREPADGPDGSRPFADEEAEVTLRRQEPVVDKHAEAVERVRLEKEAVTEQQKVRGEVRKEEVDVQHPQGRVPRDPRNPGNR; this is encoded by the coding sequence ATGATCAACCAGGCGGAAGTGGACCGGCTGTACGACTGCGACGTGCTCGACGCCCACGGTGAGCGGATCGGGTCGGTCAAGCAGGTGTGGCTCGACGACCGGGACGGCCGCCCCATGTGGGCCTCCGTGCACACCGGCCTGCTCGGCATGAAGGAATCGTTCGTGCCCATCCAGGACGCGACGATCGACCAGGGCCACATCCTGGTGCCGGTCGAGAAGCAGCAGGTCAAGGACGCGCCGCGGATCGACACCGAAGACCAGCACATGTCCGACGAGCAGCAGGAACGGCTCTACCGGCACTACGGGATGATCCCGGGCGTCCGGTCCGGCGACCACGACAAGCTCCAGGGCAAGCACGCCACCCGCGGCCGCGAGTCGATGGCGGGCAAGCTGACCGACGAGCGCGCGGCCCGCGACCGGGGCGACTCCGTCACCCGGTACGAGGAGCAGCTGGACGTCGGCACGCGGGACGTCGAGGCCGGCCGGGTGCGGCTGGTGAAGCACACCGTGACCGAGCAGAAGGACGTCTCCGTGCCGGTGACGCACGAAGAGGTCCGGGTGGTGCGCGAGCCCGCCGACGGGCCCGACGGCAGCCGTCCGTTCGCGGACGAGGAGGCCGAGGTCACGCTGCGCCGGCAGGAGCCCGTGGTGGACAAGCACGCCGAGGCCGTCGAGCGGGTCCGGCTGGAGAAGGAGGCCGTGACCGAGCAGCAGAAGGTGCGCGGCGAGGTCCGCAAGGAGGAGGTCGACGTCCAGCACCCGCAGGGCCGCGTCCCGCGCGACCCGCGGAACCCGGGCAACCGCTGA
- a CDS encoding carbon-nitrogen hydrolase family protein — translation MRVALCQINSSADPTANLDLVRAGVAQAAGARVVVFPEATMCRFGVPLGPVAEPLDGPWATAVREIADEAGVVVVAGMFTPSPDGRVANTLLVTGGGLHVGYDKIHLYDAFGFEESRTVAPGSKPVVVEVDGVTLGLATCYDVRFPELFRALADQGAAAVLVCASWGAGPGKREQWELLVRARALDCTSWVLACGQADPGEDFGGAPTGVGFSTVVSPLGAVVGQLGGEPGVLVADVDVPAVEEARRALPVLANRRL, via the coding sequence ATGCGTGTCGCGCTCTGCCAGATCAACTCCTCCGCCGACCCGACCGCCAACCTCGACCTGGTCCGGGCCGGTGTGGCGCAGGCCGCCGGCGCGCGGGTCGTGGTGTTCCCGGAGGCGACGATGTGCCGGTTCGGCGTGCCGCTGGGACCGGTCGCCGAGCCCCTCGACGGGCCGTGGGCCACCGCCGTGCGGGAGATCGCGGACGAGGCCGGCGTGGTCGTGGTGGCGGGGATGTTCACGCCCTCCCCGGACGGCCGGGTCGCCAACACGCTGCTGGTGACCGGCGGCGGGCTGCACGTGGGCTACGACAAGATCCACCTCTACGACGCCTTCGGGTTCGAGGAGTCCCGCACGGTCGCGCCCGGGTCCAAGCCGGTCGTGGTCGAGGTGGACGGCGTGACGCTGGGCCTGGCCACCTGCTACGACGTGCGCTTCCCGGAGCTGTTCCGGGCGCTGGCCGACCAGGGCGCGGCGGCGGTGCTGGTGTGCGCGTCCTGGGGCGCGGGACCGGGCAAGCGGGAGCAGTGGGAGCTGCTGGTGCGGGCGCGGGCGCTGGACTGCACGTCGTGGGTGCTGGCGTGCGGGCAGGCCGACCCCGGGGAGGACTTCGGCGGCGCGCCGACCGGTGTGGGGTTCAGCACGGTCGTGTCGCCGCTGGGCGCGGTGGTCGGTCAGCTGGGCGGTGAGCCGGGCGTGCTGGTCGCGGACGTGGACGTGCCGGCGGTGGAAGAGGCCCGACGCGCACTCCCCGTGTTGGCCAACCGGCGGCTCTGA
- a CDS encoding ABC transporter substrate-binding protein, translating to MRSLLPPLVLVAVLATAGCTGSTTPSAEGTADGSSIVLADATEPTTLNPLLGYGRDGVSKLYDGLVEHRADRTLRPRLAADLPQPSADGLTWTVRLRDDVKFTDGTTFGPEDVVATYRALLDPALGATERSAFPVLTGVEQLDVHTVRFALAKPWAAFPHQLVLGVLPSEALAGVALKDVKPIGTGPYKLADWRKGDRMVLESNPAHFGGEPKIRKLTVVFVADDNTRAQRLQAGEFDGAELPPRLASGFTGTGGMRVVTHRSTDLRGITLPAGPVTGDPALRMALNHAVNRKGIVDNLLGGKGSPASTPIPDTLPEYYDPTAVFPYDKAQAELLLDQAGWVRGADGLRARDGVPARFTLMFPTGDVVRADLATAFAAEAKAVGVDVQLAGLSWEAITPRLGADALLYGGGSPFDPDLTTYPALHTGNPWGYTNPQVDALLDTGRTLLDPAQRAAAYRQLQRVYLAAPAMVVVAAVQHTYVVRENWTGYQEVVDPYTHGALSWGPWWNLELWTPR from the coding sequence GTGCGCTCCCTGTTGCCCCCGCTCGTACTAGTCGCCGTCCTCGCCACCGCCGGGTGCACGGGGTCGACGACACCGAGCGCCGAGGGCACCGCGGACGGCAGCTCGATCGTGCTGGCCGACGCCACCGAGCCCACCACGCTCAACCCGTTGCTGGGCTACGGCCGCGACGGCGTCTCCAAGCTCTACGACGGCCTGGTCGAGCACCGCGCGGACCGCACGCTGCGGCCCCGGCTGGCCGCCGACCTGCCGCAGCCCTCCGCGGACGGCCTGACCTGGACCGTGCGGCTGCGCGACGACGTGAAGTTCACCGACGGCACGACCTTCGGCCCCGAGGACGTCGTCGCCACCTACCGCGCCCTGCTGGACCCGGCGCTGGGCGCGACCGAGCGCTCGGCGTTCCCCGTGCTCACCGGCGTCGAGCAGCTCGACGTCCACACCGTCCGGTTCGCGCTGGCCAAGCCGTGGGCGGCATTCCCGCACCAGCTCGTGCTCGGCGTCCTGCCCAGCGAGGCGCTGGCCGGGGTCGCGCTGAAGGACGTCAAGCCGATCGGCACCGGCCCGTACAAGCTCGCCGACTGGCGCAAGGGCGACCGGATGGTGCTCGAGTCCAACCCGGCCCACTTCGGCGGGGAACCCAAGATCCGCAAGCTGACCGTGGTGTTCGTGGCCGACGACAACACGCGGGCCCAGCGGTTGCAGGCGGGCGAGTTCGACGGCGCCGAGCTGCCGCCCCGGCTGGCGTCCGGCTTCACCGGCACCGGCGGGATGCGCGTGGTCACCCACCGGTCCACCGACCTGCGCGGCATCACCCTGCCCGCCGGTCCCGTGACCGGCGACCCGGCGCTGCGGATGGCGTTGAACCACGCCGTGAACCGCAAGGGGATCGTGGACAACCTGTTGGGCGGCAAGGGTTCTCCGGCCAGCACGCCGATCCCGGACACGCTGCCGGAGTACTACGACCCGACCGCCGTGTTCCCCTACGACAAGGCGCAGGCCGAGCTGCTGCTGGACCAGGCGGGCTGGGTGCGCGGCGCGGACGGCCTGCGCGCGCGGGACGGCGTGCCCGCCCGGTTCACGCTCATGTTCCCGACCGGCGACGTGGTGCGGGCGGACCTGGCGACGGCGTTCGCGGCGGAGGCCAAGGCGGTCGGCGTGGACGTGCAGCTGGCCGGCCTGAGCTGGGAGGCCATCACGCCGAGGCTGGGCGCGGACGCCCTGCTCTACGGCGGCGGCTCCCCGTTCGACCCCGACCTGACCACCTACCCGGCGCTGCACACCGGCAACCCGTGGGGCTACACGAACCCGCAGGTCGACGCCCTGCTGGACACCGGCCGCACCCTCCTGGACCCGGCGCAGCGCGCGGCGGCGTACCGGCAGTTGCAGCGCGTGTACCTGGCCGCGCCCGCGATGGTGGTCGTGGCGGCGGTGCAGCACACGTACGTGGTGCGGGAGAACTGGACCGGGTACCAGGAGGTCGTGGACCCGTACACGCACGGCGCCCTGTCCTGGGGGCCGTGGTGGAACCTCGAGCTGTGGACTCCCCGCTAG
- a CDS encoding aminotransferase class V-fold PLP-dependent enzyme: MIDLAAVREDTPGAAERVFLDSAGSSLPPRPVLDEVISHLRREAEIGGYVAARERADDLAAGYEVFARLMGAEADEVAFTDSATRSWLAAFDAVPLGRGDRVLVTEVEYGGNAIPILHRAREAGFEVVTIPSDSRGQVDVDALTGLLDERVKLVSLVHAPTNGGLVNPVREVAKAAHDVGALVLLDACQSLGQLPVRADELDVDIISATGRKWLRGPRGTGVLVVRRSARDRLRPRLVDLHSGEWTGPDEIELRTDARVYELWECSIADRLGLIAAARYALDLGIDEIAAEVRARAERLRAGLRELPGVEVRDLGVERSGIVTFTVEGHEAGAVREHLARHDVVATSSHLSSTRIDMTRRGLEGVVRMSPHYFVSPEQVDRAVEVVAELA; this comes from the coding sequence GTGATCGACTTGGCCGCAGTGCGCGAGGACACCCCGGGGGCCGCCGAACGGGTCTTCCTGGACTCGGCGGGCTCCTCCCTGCCACCCCGGCCGGTGCTCGACGAGGTGATCTCCCACCTGCGCCGGGAAGCCGAGATCGGCGGTTACGTGGCCGCTCGTGAGCGCGCGGACGACCTGGCGGCGGGGTACGAGGTGTTCGCGCGGCTCATGGGCGCCGAGGCGGACGAGGTCGCCTTCACCGACAGCGCGACCCGCTCGTGGCTGGCCGCCTTCGACGCCGTGCCGCTGGGCCGGGGCGACCGGGTGCTGGTGACCGAGGTCGAATACGGGGGCAACGCGATCCCCATCCTGCACCGGGCGCGCGAGGCCGGCTTCGAGGTGGTGACCATCCCGTCGGACTCCCGCGGCCAGGTGGACGTCGACGCCCTGACGGGCCTGCTGGACGAGCGGGTCAAGCTGGTGTCCCTGGTCCACGCGCCCACCAACGGCGGCCTGGTCAACCCCGTTCGGGAGGTCGCCAAGGCCGCGCACGACGTCGGTGCCCTGGTTCTGCTGGACGCCTGCCAGTCCCTGGGCCAGCTGCCGGTCCGCGCCGACGAGCTGGACGTGGACATCATCTCGGCCACCGGCCGCAAGTGGCTGCGCGGTCCTCGGGGCACCGGTGTCCTGGTCGTGCGCCGAAGTGCCCGCGACCGGCTGCGGCCTCGGCTGGTGGACCTGCACAGCGGCGAGTGGACCGGCCCGGACGAGATCGAGCTGCGCACCGACGCCCGGGTCTACGAGCTGTGGGAGTGCAGCATCGCCGACCGGCTCGGGCTGATCGCCGCCGCTCGGTACGCGCTGGACCTCGGCATCGACGAGATCGCCGCCGAGGTGCGCGCGCGGGCCGAGCGCCTGCGGGCCGGGCTGCGGGAGCTGCCGGGGGTCGAGGTGCGGGACCTCGGGGTCGAGCGGTCCGGCATCGTGACGTTCACGGTGGAGGGGCACGAGGCCGGTGCGGTGCGGGAGCACCTGGCGCGGCACGACGTGGTGGCCACCAGCAGCCACCTCAGCTCGACCCGGATCGACATGACCCGGCGCGGGCTGGAGGGCGTGGTCCGGATGTCGCCGCATTACTTCGTCTCGCCCGAGCAGGTGGACCGGGCGGTGGAGGTCGTGGCCGAGCTGGCCTGA
- a CDS encoding M14 family metallopeptidase, which yields MSPKRRGLMAAALGACLALVLPLHTGSAQSSTTKSPERTLFEVTAGSPEARTRVARTGVDVLGQEGDTLTVVAEARQQWALRATGLPVKNLGDYDAQLRSLGKADFTDPQVGTQDFPSGYTGYHNFQEMVTELNQTVTDHPNLVRLSTIGKSYQGRELWTLKISDNPGVDEAEPEVLFTCNMHAREHLTVEMCLRIIKQYTDGYATNPTIKNLVDTREIWIVPMVNPDGVEYDIATGSFRSWRKNRQPNSTSTGTDPNRNFGYQWGCCGGSSSSGSSETYRGPSAFSAPEVARIRDFVNGRVVGGVQQIKTHIDFHTYSELILWPYGYTYNDTAPGLDSTQASAFSTLGRRMAALNGYTPQQSSDLYITDGTINDWLWGVHKIWSYTFEMYPTGSGGGGFYPRDTVIATQTARNDSAVELFLSYSDCVPRIISRTC from the coding sequence ATGTCACCCAAGCGGCGCGGCCTGATGGCCGCCGCGCTCGGTGCGTGCCTGGCCCTGGTACTCCCCTTGCACACCGGGTCGGCGCAGTCGAGCACCACGAAATCCCCCGAGCGGACCCTCTTCGAGGTCACCGCGGGCTCACCGGAGGCCCGGACGCGCGTCGCCCGGACCGGGGTGGACGTCCTCGGCCAGGAAGGCGACACGCTCACCGTCGTCGCCGAGGCCCGGCAGCAGTGGGCGCTGCGGGCCACCGGGCTGCCCGTCAAGAACCTCGGCGACTACGACGCCCAGCTCCGGTCGCTGGGCAAGGCCGACTTCACCGACCCCCAGGTCGGCACCCAGGACTTCCCGTCCGGCTACACCGGCTACCACAACTTCCAGGAGATGGTCACCGAGCTGAACCAGACCGTCACCGACCACCCGAACCTGGTGCGGCTGTCGACCATCGGCAAGTCCTACCAGGGCCGCGAGCTGTGGACGCTGAAGATCAGCGACAACCCCGGCGTGGACGAGGCCGAGCCCGAGGTGCTGTTCACCTGCAACATGCACGCCCGGGAGCACCTGACCGTCGAGATGTGCCTGCGGATCATCAAGCAGTACACCGACGGCTACGCCACCAACCCGACGATCAAGAACCTCGTGGACACCCGCGAGATCTGGATCGTCCCGATGGTCAACCCGGACGGCGTGGAGTACGACATCGCCACCGGCTCGTTCCGGTCGTGGCGCAAGAACCGGCAGCCGAACTCGACGTCCACCGGCACCGATCCGAACCGCAACTTCGGCTACCAGTGGGGTTGCTGCGGCGGGTCGAGCAGCAGCGGGTCCAGCGAGACCTACCGCGGCCCGTCGGCGTTCTCCGCGCCGGAGGTGGCCCGCATCCGGGACTTCGTCAACGGCCGGGTGGTGGGCGGTGTGCAGCAGATCAAGACGCACATCGACTTCCACACCTACTCGGAGCTGATCCTGTGGCCGTACGGCTACACCTACAACGACACCGCGCCGGGCCTGGACTCGACGCAGGCCAGCGCGTTCTCCACGCTGGGCCGGCGGATGGCGGCGCTCAACGGCTACACGCCGCAGCAGTCCAGCGACCTCTACATCACCGACGGCACCATCAACGACTGGCTGTGGGGCGTCCACAAGATCTGGAGCTACACGTTCGAGATGTACCCGACCGGGTCGGGCGGTGGCGGTTTCTACCCGCGTGACACCGTGATCGCCACCCAGACCGCCCGCAACGACAGCGCGGTCGAGCTGTTCCTGTCCTACTCGGACTGCGTGCCGCGCATCATCAGCCGCACCTGCTGA